A DNA window from Arachis duranensis cultivar V14167 chromosome 3, aradu.V14167.gnm2.J7QH, whole genome shotgun sequence contains the following coding sequences:
- the LOC107478020 gene encoding sec1 family domain-containing protein MIP3, giving the protein MALVDVIISCTDSLKQISEHVEDAIVYLDAGSTESFQFIGAYPILLDLGAQAICSLESMSVLDAVADWNSHSNPAGKFVVITSRLLSDAHRYILRCLSAHQVVRHCVIFTSISEAAHSVFPDSPLGPDAYREYESLLVQDYDELNKKSGAKPRQFGSKVQAKIKFEDGGRSKLSPSGEDVPHLEASSSGRDFLEQTPLDSTEDAVFKLDVSVHHFPMILCPLSPRVFVLPSEGLVAEAHLSSEHEDSIGPGFPPLSTGMLSDTDDVPPGATLTAHFLYHLAAKMDLKMEIFSLGDMSKTVGKILTDMSSLYDVGRRKRSAGLLLIDRTLDLLTPCCHGDSLFDRMFSSLPRRNRISNTQGKGSGLQLKLGSSYLQRAPLDAQIPLTKILNDEDWQINNFRLLESVEAFLCGWNSGDSDSQVTGLINLGQKIHEKESHSSAEILIGSFVSSETFRGTPFLEAILDRRTKDGGLLVKKWLQETLRRENITVNVKSRAGFVTKPELQAMIKALTGSQSSLLKNKAIIQIASATLFALEETNCTKWDAFSSAEKILSVSSGETSQSLAAQIGDLINKSALLGSQVNKGKSEMSKGLLSLQDAILLMIVGYILAGENFPSSSSEGPFSWQEERLLKDAVVDALLENPSVANLKFLDGIREELEKNVCKSKSEKDTEKLDIDDFDDEQWGEWGDEDVEDDSKNEQAYGDVQLKLELRDRVDNLFKFLHKLSNLKRKNIPLRDGSLTMEGNFSEDSYMGKGLLYKLLTRVLGKYDVPGLEYHSSTVGRLFKSGFGRFGLGQAKPSLADQNVILVFVIGGINGVEVREAQEALAESGRPDIELLVGGTTLLTPENMLDLLLGDSSFF; this is encoded by the exons ATGGCTTTGGTTGATGTTATCATTTCTTGCACCGATTCCCTCAAACAG ATATCAGAGCATGTGGAAGATGCTATTGTTTATTTAGATGCTGGTTCTACAGAGAGTTTCCAGTTTATAGGGGCATATCCTATACTTCTTGATCTTGGAGCACAAGCTATTTGCAGTTTGGAAAGTATGTCAGTACTTGATGCG GTGGCTGATTGGAACTCACATTCTAATCCTGCGGGGAAATTTGTGGTTATTACATCACGCCTATTAAGTGATGCACATCGGTATATTTTACGTTGCCTGAGTGCACATCAAGTTGTTCGTCACTGCGTTATATTTACATCTATCTCAGAG GCAGCTCATTCGGTGTTTCCGGATTCACCTCTGGGACCAGATGCCTATCGTGAATATGAATCCTTATTGGTTCAAGATTATGACGAACTAAATAAGAAATCTGGGGCAAAACCTAGGCAGTTTGGTAGTAAAGTCCAGGCAAAGATTAAATTTGAAGACGGAGGACGTTCAAAACTTTCTCCCAGTGGAGAGGATGTTCCTCATCTTGAAGCTAGTTCAAGTGGAAGAGATTTTTTGGAACAGACTCCATTGGACTCCACTGAAGATGCAGTGTTTAAATTGGATGTTTCTGTTCATCATTTTCCAATGATTTTATGTCCCTTATCACCAAGAGTATTTGTTCTACCTTCAGAAGGATTGGTGGCTGAAGCACACTTATCATCTGAGCATGAGGATTCCATTGGTCCTGGATTTCCTCCCTTAAGTACTGGTATGCTTTCTGATACAGATGATGTGCCTCCAGGTGCAACTCTCACAGCACACTTTCTCTACCATTTGGCGGCCAAG ATGGACTTGAAAATGGAAATTTTCTCCCTTGGGGATATGTCAAAAACTGTTGGAAAAATTTTGACTGACATGTCAAGTCTTTACGATGTAGGCCGCCGTAAACGGTCAGCAGGACTGTTACTCATTGATCGCACACTTGATCTCCTTACTCCTTGCTGTCATGGTGACTCACTATTTGAccgtatgttctcttctttgcCCCGAAGGAATCGAATTTCCAATACCCAAGGTAAAGGTTCAGGGCTCCAGCTCAAACTTGGTTCTTCGTACCTGCAACGTGCTCCTTTAGATGCTCAGATACCACTTACAAAGATCCTTAATGATGAAGATTGGCAAATAAACAACTTTCGGCTTTTAGAAAGTGTTGAAGCTTTTCTATGTGGTTGGAACTCTGGTGATTCTGATTCTCAGGTTACAGGTTTGATTAATCTTGGTCAGAAAATTCATGAAAAAGAGAGTCACTCTAGTGCAGAAATACTCATTGGATCTTTTGTTTCCTCTGAAACTTTCCGTGGAACCCCATTCTTGGAAGCTATACTGGATAGAAGAACAAAAGATGGGGGCTTACTAGTAAAGAAATGGCTACAAGAAACTCTGCGCAGGGAAAACATTACTGTAAATGTGAAATCCCGTGCTGGTTTTGTTACAAAACCTGAGCTACAAGCTATGATCAAAGCATTGACTGGGAGCCAATCATCTTTGCTGAAGAATAAAGCAATTATCCAAATTGCTTCAGCCACATTGTTTGCACTTGAAGAAACAAATTGTACCAAGTGGGATGCATTTAGCAGTGCAGAGAAGATTCTGAGTGTGAGTTCAGGGGAAACCAGTCAAAGTCTTGCTGCTCAAATTGGTGATCTCATCAATAAGAGTGCTCTGTTGGGATCTCAAGTAAATAAAGGGaaaagtgagatgtcaaaagGGTTACTTTCTTTGCAAGATGCTATTCTGTTGATGATTGTTGGATATATATTGGCCGGTGAAAATTTTCCATCATCTAGTTCTGAAGGCCCATTTTCTTGGCAGGAGGAACGCTTGTTAAAAGATGCTGTTGTAGATGCCCTTCTTGAAAATCCATCAGTTGCAAATCTCAAGTTTCTAGATGGGATAAGGGAAGAGCTTGAGAAAAATGTATGCAAGTCAAAATCGGAGAAAGATACTGAAAAACTAGACATCGATGATTTTGATGATGAGCAGTGGGGGGAATGGGGGGATGAAGATGTTGAGGATGACAGCAAAAATGAACAAGCGTATGGTGACGTGCAACTTAAGTTGGAGTTGCGCGACAGGGTGGATAACTTGTTCAAATTTCTTCATAAGTTATCCAATCTGAAAAGAAAGAATATACCACTTAGGGATGGATCATTGACCATGGAAGGCAATTTCAGTGAGGATTCCTATATGGGGAAAGGATTACTTTATAAGCTACTAACAAGGGTGCTAGGCAAGTATGACGTGCCAGGGTTAGAATATCATTCTTCCACTGTAGGTCGTCTGTTCAAAAGCGGGTTTGGCAGATTTGGCCTTGGTCAG GCAAAACCAAGTCTTGCTGATCAAAATGTCATTTTGGTGTTTGTTATTGGGGGCATTAATGGAGTCGAG GTTCGTGAAGCTCAAGAGGCATTGGCTGAAAGCGGAAGACCTGACATAGAATTGCTTGTTGGTGGAACAACTCTTCTAACTCCTGAAAACATGCTTGATTTATTGCTAGGGGACTCCagtttcttttaa